From a region of the Zingiber officinale cultivar Zhangliang chromosome 4B, Zo_v1.1, whole genome shotgun sequence genome:
- the LOC121976952 gene encoding rust resistance kinase Lr10-like isoform X1, producing the protein MASLSTLLSVPLVVLLLLLCHASLLLGKSHRPPSSCGDIDIRYPFRLCGDPDGCGNDSSELGCEGNRTVYSDSHSEKYLVTEISYTTHATTLRLMYSGFLSNTNCLLPNHSFKSNTFYRYGLWASFIDCSQKVESQEYVAVPCLSGSSSTTYVVVNRYSYQLSYLQNSCSFLTSVPVENLLSPGDDIFKLLRKGFVVEWQLKRSVLEECWEDSKYALANLGGLSLLYKIVDVIFFGFLFLSCACNNQALADVLGILDPILGYLILASLVARLILAPLCAYGFLLLNCWRRSRAPEDAVEKFLRNQQQSLSPTRYAYSDIVAMTGHFRERLGQGGFGAVFKGHIMGTYPVAVKLLGGSNFHGQDFINEVDTIGRIHHLNVVRLLGFCSEGSKRALVYEFMPNGSLDRYIFSSKSNRNGACSSRRRLSSRKLNEIALGVARGINYLHTGCHMQILHFDIKPHNVLLDHNFTPKVSDFGLAKLCPKDCSLVSMSAARGTIGYIAPELISRSFGIISYKSDVYSFGMLLLEIAGRRRNVDHKAENSSQIYYPSWIYVQLVQLQDFRAGAEADDINLEIDEIERKLSMVGLWCIQIKSCDRPSMSEVVEMLEGDINNIHMPPKPFFSSGQSQSQSNLVKLSYAQSSSVGLHGISENDDLSEL; encoded by the exons ATGGCATCATTGTCCACGCTGCTCTCTGTTCCCCTggtcgtcctcctcctcctcctctgccaCGCTTCCTTACTACTCGGCAAGTCTCATCGCCCTCCTTCTTCCTGTGGTGACATCGACATACGTTATCCATTCCGGCTATGCGGCGATCCTGATGGATGCGGCAACGATAGCTCCGAACTCGGCTGCGAGGGAAACCGCACAGTCTATAGTGACTCCCATTCTGAGAAATACTTGGTCACGGAGATCTCATATACAACTCATGCCACAACGCTCCGGCTCATGTACAGTGGTTTCTTGTCCAACACGAATTGCCTTCTTCCCAACCATTCTTTCAAGAGCAATACATTTTATCGTTACGGTTTATGGGCCAGTTTCATCGACTGCTCGCAGAAGGTAGAAAGTCAGGAGTATGTGGCAGTCCCTTGCCTCAGCGGCAGCAGCTCAACTACATACGTCGTCGTTAACCGCTACTCGTATCAGCTATCGTACCTCCAGAACTCGTGTAGCTTCTTAACCAGTGTGCCAGTCGAGAACTTGTTAAGTCCAGGCGACGACATCTTTAAGCTCCTACGAAAGGGATTCGTGGTAGAATGGCAGCTAAAACGCTCAGTGCTGGAGGAGTGTTGGGAAGACAGCAA GTACGCTCTTGCGAATCTTGGAGGTCTTAGTCTCCTTTACAAGATTGTCGATGTCATCTTTTTTGGGTTTCTATTCCTGTCGTGCGCCTGCAATAATCAGGCCTTAGCGGATGTTCTTGGAATACTCGACCCTATTTTGGGGTATCTCATTCTTGCCTCACTAG TCGCTAGATTAATATTGGCACCTCTGTGTGCCTATGGATTCCTCCTACTCAATTGCTGGAGGAGAAGCAGGGCACCCGAGGACGCCGTCGAGAAGTTCCTTCGCAACCAACAGCAATCTCTTTCGCCCACTCGCTACGCCTACAGTGACATCGTCGCCATGACCGGCCACTTCAGGGAAAGGCTAGGCCAAGGCGGCTTCGGCGCCGTCTTCAAGGGCCACATCATGGGAACATACCCTGTCGCCGTTAAGCTCTTGGGCGGATCCAACTTCCACGGCCAAGATTTCATCAACGAGGTGGACACCATCGGAAGAATCCACCACCTGAACGTCGTGCGCCTTCTCGGGTTTTGTTCGGAGGGATCGAAGAGGGCGCTGGTGTACGAGTTCATGCCCAACGGGTCGCTCGACAGGTATATTTTCTCCTCCAAATCCAATCGCAATGGGGCATGCAGCAGTAGACGCCGCCTTAGTTCGCGCAAGCTCAATGAGATTGCCTTGGGCGTGGCCAGAGGCATCAACTACCTCCACACCGGATGCCACATGCAGATCTTGCACTTCGACATCAAGCCGCACAACGTTCTCCTCGATCACAATTTCACCCCCAAGGTTTCAGATTTCGGACTGGCAAAGCTCTGCCCCAAGGACTGTAGCCTAGTCTCTATGAGTGCCGCAAGGGGGACGATTGGATATATAGCACCCGAGTTGATCTCTAGAAGCTTTGGGATCATATCGTACAAGTCCGATGTGTATAGTTTCGGGATGTTGCTCTTGGAGATTGCTGGCAGAAGGAGGAATGTGGATCACAAAGCAGAGAATTCGAGCCAAATTTATTACCCTTCGTGGATTTATGTTCAACTCGTGCAACTACAGGACTTTAGAGCTGGAGCAGAGGCTGATGATATTAACTTGGAAATCGATGAAATCGAGAGAAAGTTGTCCATGGTGGGGCTCTGGTGCATACAGATAAAATCATGTGATCGTCCCTCCATGAGCGAGGTTGTGGAGATGCTGGAGGGGGATATAAACAACATCCACATGCCACCCAAGCCATTCTTTTCCTCCGGACAATCACAGTCACAATCGAACCTAGTTAAGTTATCATATGCTCAGTCATCTTCTGTAGGGTTGCATGGTATCTCAGAGAACGATGATCTTTCAGAACTTTAA
- the LOC121976951 gene encoding rust resistance kinase Lr10-like isoform X2 has translation MASFSTPLSVPLLFLLLLCHAALLLGKSHRPPSSCGDIDIQNPFRLCGDPDGCGNDSFELSCEGNRTVYSDSHSEKYLVTEISYRFYATTLRLMHSGFLSDTNCLLPNHSFKSNTFHMGQRFDEEYRILWASFMNCTQEVESQEYVAVPCLRGSSSTTYVVVNDSSYQLSYLKNSCSFLTTVPVENTLSPGPSLLSQITYAIFFGLEFLSCVCNNRALADVLGILASVLWSLFLASLAARLILAPLCAFGFLLLNCWRRSRAPEDAVEKFLRNQQQCLSPTRYAYTDIVAMTGHFRERLGQGGFGAVFKGHIMGTYPVAVKLLGGSNFHGQDFINEVDTIGRIHHLNVVRLLGFCSEGSKRALVYEFMPNGSLDRYIFSSNSKFNRNGASSSRRRLSSRKLNEIALGVARGINYLHTGCHMQILHFDIKPHNVLLDHNFTPKVSDFGLAKLCPKDCSLVSMSAARGTIGYIAPELISRSFGIISYKSDVYSFGMLLLEIAGRRRNVDHKAENSSQIYYPSWIYDQLVQLQEFGGAEADDINLEIDEIERKLSMVGLWCIQIKSCDRPSMCEVVEMLEGDINNIHMPPKPFFSSGQSQSQSNLVKLSYAQSSSVGLHGISENDDLSEL, from the exons ATGGCATCATTTTCCACGCCGCTCTCTGTTCCTCTGCTCTTTCTCCTCCTCCTGTGCCATGCTGCCTTGCTACTTGGAAAATCTCATCGTCCTCCTTCTTCCTGCGGCGACATCGACATACAAAATCCATTCCGGCTATGCGGCGATCCTGACGGATGCGGCAACGATAGCTTCGAACTCAGCTGCGAGGGAAACCGCACAGTCTATAGTGACTCCCATTCTGAGAAATACTTGGTCACTGAGATCTCATATCGATTTTATGCCACAACGCTCCGGCTCATGCACAGTGGTTTCTTGTCCGACACGAATTGCCTTCTTCCCAACCATTCTTTCAAGAGCAATACATTTCATATGGGCCAGCGGTTTGATGAAGAATACCGGATTTTATGGGCCAGTTTCATGAACTGCACGCAGGAGGTAGAAAGTCAGGAGTATGTGGCAGTCCCTTGCCTTCGCGGCAGCAGCTCAACTACATACGTCGTCGTTAACGACAGCTCGTATCAGCTATCCTACCTCAAGAACTCGTGTAGCTTCTTAACCACCGTGCCAGTCGAGAACACGCTAAGTCCAG GTCCAAGTCTCCTTTCCCAGATTACCTATGCCATCTTTTTTGGGCTTGAATTCCTGTCGTGCGTCTGCAATAATCGGGCCTTAGCGGATGTTCTTGGAATACTCGCCTCTGTTTTGTGGTCTCTTTTTCTTGCCTCACTAG CGGCCAGATTAATATTGGCACCTCTATGTGCCTTCGGATTCCTCCTACTCAATTGCTGGAGGAGAAGCAGGGCACCCGAGGACGCCGTCGAGAAGTTCCTTCGCAACCAACAGCAATGTCTTTCGCCCACGCGCTACGCCTACACTGACATCGTCGCCATGACCGGCCACTTTAGGGAAAGGCTAGGCCAAGGCGGCTTCGGCGCCGTCTTCAAGGGCCACATCATGGGAACATACCCTGTCGCCGTTAAGCTCCTGGGCGGATCCAACTTCCACGGCCAAGATTTCATCAACGAGGTGGACACCATCGGAAGAATCCACCACCTGAACGTCGTGCGCCTTCTCGGGTTTTGCTCGGAGGGATCGAAGAGGGCGCTGGTCTACGAGTTCATGCCCAACGGGTCGCTCGACAGGTATATTTTCTCCTCCAATTCCAAATTCAATCGCAATGGGGCAAGCAGCAGTAGACGCCGCCTCAGTTCGCGCAAGCTCAACGAGATTGCCTTGGGCGTGGCCAGAGGCATCAACTACCTCCACACCGGATGCCACATGCAGATCTTGCACTTCGACATCAAGCCGCACAACGTTCTCCTCGATCACAATTTCACCCCCAAGGTTTCAGATTTCGGACTGGCAAAGCTCTGCCCCAAGGACTGTAGCCTAGTCTCTATGAGTGCCGCAAGGGGGACGATTGGATATATAGCACCCGAGTTGATCTCTAGAAGCTTTGGGATCATATCGTACAAGTCCGATGTGTATAGTTTCGGGATGTTGCTCTTGGAGATTGCTGGCAGAAGGAGGAATGTGGATCACAAAGCAGAGAATTCGAGCCAAATTTATTACCCTTCGTGGATTTATGATCAACTCGTGCAACTACAGGAATTTGGAGGAGCAGAGGCTGATGATATTAACTTGGAAATCGATGAAATCGAGAGAAAGCTGTCCATGGTGGGGCTCTGGTGCATACAGATAAAATCATGTGATCGTCCCTCCATGTGCGAGGTTGTGGAGATGCTGGAGGGGGATATAAACAACATCCACATGCCACCCAAGCCATTCTTTTCCTCCGGACAATCACAGTCACAATCGAACCTAGTTAAGTTATCATATGCTCAGTCATCTTCTGTAGGGTTGCATGGTATCTCAGAGAACGATGATCTTTCAGAACTTTAA
- the LOC121976952 gene encoding rust resistance kinase Lr10-like isoform X2, which produces MASLSTLLSVPLVVLLLLLCHASLLLGKSHRPPSSCGDIDIRYPFRLCGDPDGCGNDSSELGCEGNRTVYSDSHSEKYLVTEISYTTHATTLRLIFIDCSQKVESQEYVAVPCLSGSSSTTYVVVNRYSYQLSYLQNSCSFLTSVPVENLLSPGDDIFKLLRKGFVVEWQLKRSVLEECWEDSKYALANLGGLSLLYKIVDVIFFGFLFLSCACNNQALADVLGILDPILGYLILASLVARLILAPLCAYGFLLLNCWRRSRAPEDAVEKFLRNQQQSLSPTRYAYSDIVAMTGHFRERLGQGGFGAVFKGHIMGTYPVAVKLLGGSNFHGQDFINEVDTIGRIHHLNVVRLLGFCSEGSKRALVYEFMPNGSLDRYIFSSKSNRNGACSSRRRLSSRKLNEIALGVARGINYLHTGCHMQILHFDIKPHNVLLDHNFTPKVSDFGLAKLCPKDCSLVSMSAARGTIGYIAPELISRSFGIISYKSDVYSFGMLLLEIAGRRRNVDHKAENSSQIYYPSWIYVQLVQLQDFRAGAEADDINLEIDEIERKLSMVGLWCIQIKSCDRPSMSEVVEMLEGDINNIHMPPKPFFSSGQSQSQSNLVKLSYAQSSSVGLHGISENDDLSEL; this is translated from the exons ATGGCATCATTGTCCACGCTGCTCTCTGTTCCCCTggtcgtcctcctcctcctcctctgccaCGCTTCCTTACTACTCGGCAAGTCTCATCGCCCTCCTTCTTCCTGTGGTGACATCGACATACGTTATCCATTCCGGCTATGCGGCGATCCTGATGGATGCGGCAACGATAGCTCCGAACTCGGCTGCGAGGGAAACCGCACAGTCTATAGTGACTCCCATTCTGAGAAATACTTGGTCACGGAGATCTCATATACAACTCATGCCACAACGCTCCGGCTCAT TTTCATCGACTGCTCGCAGAAGGTAGAAAGTCAGGAGTATGTGGCAGTCCCTTGCCTCAGCGGCAGCAGCTCAACTACATACGTCGTCGTTAACCGCTACTCGTATCAGCTATCGTACCTCCAGAACTCGTGTAGCTTCTTAACCAGTGTGCCAGTCGAGAACTTGTTAAGTCCAGGCGACGACATCTTTAAGCTCCTACGAAAGGGATTCGTGGTAGAATGGCAGCTAAAACGCTCAGTGCTGGAGGAGTGTTGGGAAGACAGCAA GTACGCTCTTGCGAATCTTGGAGGTCTTAGTCTCCTTTACAAGATTGTCGATGTCATCTTTTTTGGGTTTCTATTCCTGTCGTGCGCCTGCAATAATCAGGCCTTAGCGGATGTTCTTGGAATACTCGACCCTATTTTGGGGTATCTCATTCTTGCCTCACTAG TCGCTAGATTAATATTGGCACCTCTGTGTGCCTATGGATTCCTCCTACTCAATTGCTGGAGGAGAAGCAGGGCACCCGAGGACGCCGTCGAGAAGTTCCTTCGCAACCAACAGCAATCTCTTTCGCCCACTCGCTACGCCTACAGTGACATCGTCGCCATGACCGGCCACTTCAGGGAAAGGCTAGGCCAAGGCGGCTTCGGCGCCGTCTTCAAGGGCCACATCATGGGAACATACCCTGTCGCCGTTAAGCTCTTGGGCGGATCCAACTTCCACGGCCAAGATTTCATCAACGAGGTGGACACCATCGGAAGAATCCACCACCTGAACGTCGTGCGCCTTCTCGGGTTTTGTTCGGAGGGATCGAAGAGGGCGCTGGTGTACGAGTTCATGCCCAACGGGTCGCTCGACAGGTATATTTTCTCCTCCAAATCCAATCGCAATGGGGCATGCAGCAGTAGACGCCGCCTTAGTTCGCGCAAGCTCAATGAGATTGCCTTGGGCGTGGCCAGAGGCATCAACTACCTCCACACCGGATGCCACATGCAGATCTTGCACTTCGACATCAAGCCGCACAACGTTCTCCTCGATCACAATTTCACCCCCAAGGTTTCAGATTTCGGACTGGCAAAGCTCTGCCCCAAGGACTGTAGCCTAGTCTCTATGAGTGCCGCAAGGGGGACGATTGGATATATAGCACCCGAGTTGATCTCTAGAAGCTTTGGGATCATATCGTACAAGTCCGATGTGTATAGTTTCGGGATGTTGCTCTTGGAGATTGCTGGCAGAAGGAGGAATGTGGATCACAAAGCAGAGAATTCGAGCCAAATTTATTACCCTTCGTGGATTTATGTTCAACTCGTGCAACTACAGGACTTTAGAGCTGGAGCAGAGGCTGATGATATTAACTTGGAAATCGATGAAATCGAGAGAAAGTTGTCCATGGTGGGGCTCTGGTGCATACAGATAAAATCATGTGATCGTCCCTCCATGAGCGAGGTTGTGGAGATGCTGGAGGGGGATATAAACAACATCCACATGCCACCCAAGCCATTCTTTTCCTCCGGACAATCACAGTCACAATCGAACCTAGTTAAGTTATCATATGCTCAGTCATCTTCTGTAGGGTTGCATGGTATCTCAGAGAACGATGATCTTTCAGAACTTTAA
- the LOC121976951 gene encoding LEAF RUST 10 DISEASE-RESISTANCE LOCUS RECEPTOR-LIKE PROTEIN KINASE-like 2.3 isoform X1: MASFSTPLSVPLLFLLLLCHAALLLGKSHRPPSSCGDIDIQNPFRLCGDPDGCGNDSFELSCEGNRTVYSDSHSEKYLVTEISYRFYATTLRLMHSGFLSDTNCLLPNHSFKSNTFHMGQRFDEEYRILWASFMNCTQEVESQEYVAVPCLRGSSSTTYVVVNDSSYQLSYLKNSCSFLTTVPVENTLSPGDHDIFKLLRKGFLVYCTPLHSVKFCWEELKYDALVTFAGPSLLSQITYAIFFGLEFLSCVCNNRALADVLGILASVLWSLFLASLAARLILAPLCAFGFLLLNCWRRSRAPEDAVEKFLRNQQQCLSPTRYAYTDIVAMTGHFRERLGQGGFGAVFKGHIMGTYPVAVKLLGGSNFHGQDFINEVDTIGRIHHLNVVRLLGFCSEGSKRALVYEFMPNGSLDRYIFSSNSKFNRNGASSSRRRLSSRKLNEIALGVARGINYLHTGCHMQILHFDIKPHNVLLDHNFTPKVSDFGLAKLCPKDCSLVSMSAARGTIGYIAPELISRSFGIISYKSDVYSFGMLLLEIAGRRRNVDHKAENSSQIYYPSWIYDQLVQLQEFGGAEADDINLEIDEIERKLSMVGLWCIQIKSCDRPSMCEVVEMLEGDINNIHMPPKPFFSSGQSQSQSNLVKLSYAQSSSVGLHGISENDDLSEL; the protein is encoded by the exons ATGGCATCATTTTCCACGCCGCTCTCTGTTCCTCTGCTCTTTCTCCTCCTCCTGTGCCATGCTGCCTTGCTACTTGGAAAATCTCATCGTCCTCCTTCTTCCTGCGGCGACATCGACATACAAAATCCATTCCGGCTATGCGGCGATCCTGACGGATGCGGCAACGATAGCTTCGAACTCAGCTGCGAGGGAAACCGCACAGTCTATAGTGACTCCCATTCTGAGAAATACTTGGTCACTGAGATCTCATATCGATTTTATGCCACAACGCTCCGGCTCATGCACAGTGGTTTCTTGTCCGACACGAATTGCCTTCTTCCCAACCATTCTTTCAAGAGCAATACATTTCATATGGGCCAGCGGTTTGATGAAGAATACCGGATTTTATGGGCCAGTTTCATGAACTGCACGCAGGAGGTAGAAAGTCAGGAGTATGTGGCAGTCCCTTGCCTTCGCGGCAGCAGCTCAACTACATACGTCGTCGTTAACGACAGCTCGTATCAGCTATCCTACCTCAAGAACTCGTGTAGCTTCTTAACCACCGTGCCAGTCGAGAACACGCTAAGTCCAGGTGATCACGACATCTTTAAGCTCCTGCGAAAGGGATTCCTGGTATACTGCACTCCATTACACTCGGTGAAATTCTGTTGGGAAGAACTAAA GTACGACGCTCTTGTAACTTTTGCAGGTCCAAGTCTCCTTTCCCAGATTACCTATGCCATCTTTTTTGGGCTTGAATTCCTGTCGTGCGTCTGCAATAATCGGGCCTTAGCGGATGTTCTTGGAATACTCGCCTCTGTTTTGTGGTCTCTTTTTCTTGCCTCACTAG CGGCCAGATTAATATTGGCACCTCTATGTGCCTTCGGATTCCTCCTACTCAATTGCTGGAGGAGAAGCAGGGCACCCGAGGACGCCGTCGAGAAGTTCCTTCGCAACCAACAGCAATGTCTTTCGCCCACGCGCTACGCCTACACTGACATCGTCGCCATGACCGGCCACTTTAGGGAAAGGCTAGGCCAAGGCGGCTTCGGCGCCGTCTTCAAGGGCCACATCATGGGAACATACCCTGTCGCCGTTAAGCTCCTGGGCGGATCCAACTTCCACGGCCAAGATTTCATCAACGAGGTGGACACCATCGGAAGAATCCACCACCTGAACGTCGTGCGCCTTCTCGGGTTTTGCTCGGAGGGATCGAAGAGGGCGCTGGTCTACGAGTTCATGCCCAACGGGTCGCTCGACAGGTATATTTTCTCCTCCAATTCCAAATTCAATCGCAATGGGGCAAGCAGCAGTAGACGCCGCCTCAGTTCGCGCAAGCTCAACGAGATTGCCTTGGGCGTGGCCAGAGGCATCAACTACCTCCACACCGGATGCCACATGCAGATCTTGCACTTCGACATCAAGCCGCACAACGTTCTCCTCGATCACAATTTCACCCCCAAGGTTTCAGATTTCGGACTGGCAAAGCTCTGCCCCAAGGACTGTAGCCTAGTCTCTATGAGTGCCGCAAGGGGGACGATTGGATATATAGCACCCGAGTTGATCTCTAGAAGCTTTGGGATCATATCGTACAAGTCCGATGTGTATAGTTTCGGGATGTTGCTCTTGGAGATTGCTGGCAGAAGGAGGAATGTGGATCACAAAGCAGAGAATTCGAGCCAAATTTATTACCCTTCGTGGATTTATGATCAACTCGTGCAACTACAGGAATTTGGAGGAGCAGAGGCTGATGATATTAACTTGGAAATCGATGAAATCGAGAGAAAGCTGTCCATGGTGGGGCTCTGGTGCATACAGATAAAATCATGTGATCGTCCCTCCATGTGCGAGGTTGTGGAGATGCTGGAGGGGGATATAAACAACATCCACATGCCACCCAAGCCATTCTTTTCCTCCGGACAATCACAGTCACAATCGAACCTAGTTAAGTTATCATATGCTCAGTCATCTTCTGTAGGGTTGCATGGTATCTCAGAGAACGATGATCTTTCAGAACTTTAA
- the LOC121978017 gene encoding rust resistance kinase Lr10-like, translating to MTDHFREKLGQGGFGAVFKGHIMGTYPVAVKLLGGSNFHGQDFINEVATIGRIHHLNVVRLLGFCSEGSKRALVYEFMPNGSLDRYIFSSESNRNGACSSRPRLSSRKLNEIALGVARGINYLHTGCHMQILHFDIKPHNVLLDHNFTPKVSDFGLAKLCPKDCSLVSVSAARGTIGYIAPELISRSFGSISYKSDVYSFGMLLMEMAGRRRNVDQRAENSSQIYYPSWIYDQLVRLQELGGAEADDINVEIDEIERKLSMVGLRCIQMKSCDRPSMSEVVEMLEGDTNSFDMPPKPFFSSPDSQSDFVMVSCMQQSSSIGSFGISERER from the coding sequence ATGACCGACCACTTCAGGGAAAAGCTAGGCCAAGGCGGCTTCGGCGCCGTCTTCAAGGGCCACATCATGGGAACATACCCTGTCGCCGTTAAGCTCCTCGGCGGATCCAACTTCCACGGCCAAGATTTCATCAATGAGGTGGCCACCATCGGAAGAATCCACCACCTGAACGTCGTGCGCCTTCTCGGGTTTTGCTCGGAGGGATCGAAGAGGGCGCTGGTCTACGAGTTCATGCCCAACGGGTCGCTCGACAGGTACATTTTCTCCTCCGAATCCAATCGCAATGGGGCATGCAGCAGTAGACCTCGCCTTAGTTCGCGCAAGCTCAATGAGATTGCCTTGGGCGTGGCCAGAGGCATCAACTACCTCCACACCGGATGCCACATGCAGATCTTGCACTTCGACATCAAGCCGCACAACGTTCTCCTCGATCACAATTTCACCCCCAAGGTTTCAGATTTCGGACTGGCAAAGCTCTGCCCCAAGGATTGCAGCCTAGTCTCTGTGAGTGCCGCGAGGGGGACGATAGGTTATATAGCTCCTGAGTTGATTTCTAGAAGCTTTGGGTCCATATCGTACAAGTCCGATGTGTATAGTTTTGGGATGTTGCTCATGGAGATGGCTGGGAGGAGGAGGAATGTGGATCAAAGAGCAGAGAATTCGAGCCAGATTTATTACCCTTCGTGGATTTATGATCAACTGGTGCGACTACAGGAGCTAGGAGGAGCAGAGGCTGATGATATTAACGTGGAAATTGATGAAATCGAGAGAAAGTTGTCCATGGTGGGACTCCGGTGCATACAGATGAAATCATGTGATCGTCCCTCCATGAGTGAGGTTGTGGAGATGCTGGAAGGAGATACAAACAGCTTCGACATGCCACCGAAGCCATTCTTTTCCTCCCCAGACTCGCAATCGGATTTCGTAATGGTGTCGTGTATGCAGCAGTCATCTTCTATAGGGTCGTTTGGTATCTCAGAGAGAGAACGATGA